A single Eulemur rufifrons isolate Redbay chromosome 9, OSU_ERuf_1, whole genome shotgun sequence DNA region contains:
- the ZNF652 gene encoding zinc finger protein 652, translating to MSHTASSCQELVESCAVHVAGMAQEDSRRGQVPSTFYHGANQELDLSTKVYKRESGSPYSVLVDTKMSKPHLHETEEEPYFRETRAVSDVHAVKEDRENSDDTEEEEEEEEVSYKREQIIVEVNLNNQTLNVSKGEKGVSSQSKETPVLKTSSEEEEEESEEEATDDSNDYGENEKQKKKEKIVEKVSVTQRRTRRAASVAAATTSPTPRTTRGRRKSVEPPKRKKRATKEPKAPVQKAKCEEKETLTCEKCPRVFNTRWYLEKHMNVTHRRMQICDKCGKKFVLESELSLHQQTDCEKNIQCVSCNKSFKKLWSLHEHIKIVHGYAEKKFSCEICEKKFYTMAHVRKHMVAHTKDMPFTCETCGKSFKRSMSLKVHSLQHSGEKPFRCENCDERFQYKYQLRSHMSIHIGHKQFMCQWCGKDFNMKQYFDEHMKTHTGEKPFICEICGKSFTSRPNMKRHRRTHTGEKPYPCDVCGQRFRFSNMLKAHKEKCFRVTSPVNVPPAVQIPLTTSPAAPVPSVVNTPTTPAPPISMNPVSTLPPRPIPHPFSHLHIHPHPHHPHHLPIPPVPHLPPPPALFKSEPLNHRGQSEDSFLRHLAEKNSSAQHH from the exons ATGAGCCACACAGCCAGTTCTTGTCAAGAGCTGGTTGAAAGCTGTGCTGTGCATGTAGCAGGGATGGCACAAGAAGATAGCCGTCGTGGCCAAGTGCCATCTACGTTTTATCATGGTGCCAACCAAGAACTTGACCTGTCCACCAAAGTGTACAAAAGGGAATCAGGAAGTCCTTATTCTGTGTTAGTGGACACCAAGATGAGCAAACCGCATCTCCATGAAACAGAGGAAGAGCCATATTTCAGGGAGACGAGAGCAGTGTCTGACGTGCATGCTGTCAAAGAAGACCGGGAGAATTCTGATGACacggaagaggaggaagaagaggaagaagtctCTTACAAAAGGGAGCAGATCATAGTAGAGGTAAACCTTAATAATCAAACATTAAATGTATCTAAAGGGGAAAAGGGTGTCTCTTCACAGTCCAAAGAGACTCCTGTTCTTAAGACAAgcagtgaggaggaagaggaagaaagtgagGAAGAGGCCACAGATGACAGCAATGACTATGGAGAGaatgaaaagcagaagaaaaaggagaagatagTGGAGAAAGTCAGCGTTACACAAAGGAGAACGAGGAGAGCTGCCTCTGTTGCCGCAGCTACCACTTCCCCTACTCCCAGAACTACAAGAGGTCGTAGGAAGAGTGTAGAGCCACCTAAGCGTAAGAAGCGGGCCACAAAGGAGCCCAAAGCACCAGTCCAGAAAGCTAAGTGTGAAGAGAAAGAGACTCTGACCTGTGAGAAGTGCCCCAGGGTATTTAACACTCGCTGGTACCTGGAGAAGCACATGAACGTTACTCATAGGCGCATGCAGATTTGTGATAAGTGTGGCAAGAAGTTTGTCCTGGAAAGTGAGCTGTCCCTTCACCAGCAAACAGACTGTGAAAAAAACATTCAG TGTGTTTCCTGTAACAAATCGTTCAAGAAACTCTGGTCCCTTCATGAACATATCAAGATTGTCCATGGATATGCAGAAAAGAAGTTTTCCTGTGAAATTTGTGAGAAGAAATTCTATACCATGGCTCATGTGCGGAAACACATGGTTG CACACACGAAAGACATGCCATTTACATGTGAAACCTGTGGAAAATCATTCAAACGCAGTATGTCACTCAAGGTGCACTCCTTGCAGCATTCTGGAGAGAAGCCCTTCAGATGTGAG AACTGTGACGAAAGGTTTCAGTACAAGTACCAGCTGCGCTCCCACATGAGCATCCACATCGGGCACAAGCAGTTCATGTGCCAGTGGTGTGGCAAGGACTTCAACATGAAGCAGTACTTCGACGAGCACATGAAAACACACACTG GAGAGAAACCCTTTATCTGTGAAATCTGTGGCAAAAGCTTCACCAGCCGCCCCAACATGAAGAGGCACCGCAGAACTCACACAGGCGAGAAGCCCTATCCATGTGATGTGTGTGGCCAGCGGTTCCGCTTCTCTAACATGCTTAAGGCCCACAAGGAGAAGTGCTTTCGAGTGACCAGCCCCGTGAACGTGCCGCCTGCTGTCCAGATCCCACTCACCACTTCCCCGGCCGCCCCGGTTCCTTCCGTGGTGAACACGCCCACCACCCCGGCCCCTCCGATCAGTATGAACCCCGTAAGCACTCTCCCCCCTcggcccatcccccaccccttctcGCACCTGCACATCCACCCGCACCCGCACCACCCGCACCACCTCCCCATCCCTCcggtcccccacctgcccccaccgccGGCTCTCTTCAAGAGTGAGCCTTTAAATCATAGAGGCCAGAGTGAGGACAGCTTTCTGCGGCACCTGGCCGAGAAGAACAGTTCAGCACAGCATCATTAA